One genomic region from Bacillus sp. SLBN-46 encodes:
- a CDS encoding heme exporter protein CcmB, translated as MNLFRTALLLAKKDLYSELKTKQILVTQIIFAGLVIVVFSFAFDPANNTTKAVIPGVVWVIIVFAGILGLNRSFISEQRNDTIQGLFVAPMEAASIYLGKFLANFIMILVVELVSIPFLFLLFDFKFFGSIPYFILVVFLGSFGFIAIGTFLAALSANSKSSEMLLPLLLFPITTPILIGVVQATRIILTNMEKFSSALAWIQLVTAYDVIFFVICILLIDYVLEV; from the coding sequence ATGAACTTATTTCGAACAGCCCTCTTACTAGCAAAAAAAGATTTGTATTCGGAATTAAAAACAAAGCAAATTCTAGTAACACAAATCATTTTCGCTGGACTTGTGATTGTCGTTTTCAGCTTTGCCTTTGATCCTGCTAATAATACAACAAAGGCTGTCATCCCTGGGGTGGTTTGGGTCATAATCGTATTTGCCGGTATTTTAGGCCTTAACCGGTCCTTTATCTCGGAACAGCGAAATGATACGATTCAAGGATTATTTGTTGCACCGATGGAGGCAGCAAGTATTTATTTAGGAAAGTTTCTTGCAAATTTTATCATGATCCTTGTGGTTGAACTAGTTTCGATTCCGTTTCTATTTTTATTATTTGATTTTAAATTCTTTGGAAGTATTCCATATTTCATTTTAGTAGTTTTCCTAGGAAGCTTCGGATTTATAGCAATCGGCACATTCTTGGCTGCGCTTTCTGCCAATTCAAAAAGCAGTGAAATGCTGCTGCCGTTACTTTTATTCCCGATTACCACTCCGATATTAATTGGTGTGGTTCAAGCAACTCGAATTATCTTAACGAATATGGAGAAGTTTTCAAGTGCCTTAGCGTGGATCCAATTGGTTACCGCGTATGATGTGATATTCTTTGTGATTTGTATATTATTAATCGATTATGTTCTGGAGGTTTAA
- the ccmA gene encoding heme ABC exporter ATP-binding protein CcmA, with amino-acid sequence MIDIKKLTKQADNKLILRGIDLSIKKGETVAILGPNGAGKSTLLKVLATLIKPTSGLVKINGLDLKKDHIEIKKVLGYLPHSSLLYDHYSPLENLVFFGNIYGVKNVEEKAIQLVKEVGLSFFLNEPVKNFSRGMIQRIAIARAIVHDPEVLLLDEPHTGLDQGAITILNNVILSMKDRGATTLMVTHDFKQAAEICDRIIIVKNGKIVDDFKMENHNLGYVSEKYELQVEGVS; translated from the coding sequence ACCTCTCGATAAAAAAAGGAGAAACAGTTGCCATACTAGGACCTAACGGTGCTGGTAAAAGTACGCTTTTAAAGGTGTTGGCAACATTAATAAAACCAACATCTGGATTGGTTAAAATAAATGGTTTAGACCTCAAAAAGGACCATATCGAGATAAAAAAAGTATTGGGTTATTTACCCCATTCCAGTCTGCTATACGATCATTATTCTCCACTTGAAAATTTAGTTTTCTTTGGGAATATTTACGGAGTTAAGAATGTGGAGGAGAAAGCCATTCAACTGGTTAAAGAAGTAGGGTTATCCTTCTTTCTGAATGAGCCGGTTAAGAACTTTTCCCGCGGCATGATACAAAGGATTGCCATTGCACGAGCCATTGTTCATGATCCAGAAGTTCTCCTGTTAGATGAACCACACACAGGGTTAGATCAAGGTGCTATAACAATTCTTAATAATGTAATCCTTTCTATGAAGGATAGAGGTGCGACTACATTAATGGTTACGCATGATTTTAAACAGGCAGCCGAGATTTGCGATCGGATTATAATTGTGAAAAATGGAAAAATCGTCGATGACTTTAAAATGGAAAATCATAATTTAGGGTACGTTTCCGAAAAATACGAGCTTCAAGTGGAGGGGGTCTCATGA
- a CDS encoding cytochrome c biogenesis protein, which translates to MMSMNLEREKAILPETQLADTKKLNVSRILFVGTVISMLVSLYFIFIFAAEETTMHAAQKIFYFHVSSAWLAFMAFFVTFVFSILFLIKRKRIFDTYAYVSAEIGVVFTIIVLTTGPIWARSAWNTWWVWEPRLITTLILFFIYIAYIMIRQMDGVWDKKARLASVFGIIGFADVPIVFFAIRWWQTKFHPIVFGEGPSQKGGGIEDSMLVALLITITAFTIFYAYLLHKGVSFENMKIKVERYKEKLREQLEN; encoded by the coding sequence ATGATGAGTATGAATCTCGAACGAGAGAAAGCGATACTTCCTGAGACTCAGTTGGCTGATACTAAAAAACTTAATGTATCCCGTATTTTGTTTGTCGGCACAGTGATCTCCATGTTAGTTTCCCTATATTTTATTTTTATTTTTGCAGCAGAAGAAACAACCATGCATGCAGCGCAAAAAATCTTTTATTTTCATGTAAGTTCAGCGTGGCTAGCTTTTATGGCGTTTTTTGTGACATTCGTGTTCAGTATTTTGTTTTTAATCAAGCGGAAAAGAATTTTTGATACTTACGCTTATGTTTCTGCAGAGATTGGTGTTGTTTTCACCATTATTGTTTTGACAACAGGACCTATTTGGGCAAGATCAGCCTGGAACACTTGGTGGGTATGGGAACCAAGATTAATTACAACTTTAATCCTATTTTTTATCTATATTGCCTACATTATGATTCGACAAATGGATGGAGTGTGGGATAAAAAAGCACGACTAGCATCTGTATTTGGAATCATAGGGTTCGCCGATGTTCCGATCGTATTCTTTGCTATTCGCTGGTGGCAAACGAAATTTCACCCAATTGTTTTTGGTGAGGGACCTTCCCAAAAAGGTGGCGGAATTGAGGATAGTATGCTTGTAGCGTTACTTATCACAATTACTGCTTTCACTATTTTTTATGCCTACCTTCTTCATAAAGGTG